In Candidatus Defluviibacterium haderslevense, the following are encoded in one genomic region:
- a CDS encoding outer membrane beta-barrel protein — MKKTGLILTGLFFASFTFGQTVNFQAGTSLSQLDWKFNGTNFGSLYNKTLIGYSILAGIDYLDKKYFNLSSNIGFIRKGGKDEVQLYDQNGVLTSGTLIDKATLDYFSINTMVDIKYEIKETFTPFVGIGPQFGYLINNSKLFDPIKKDDRLENKSYGLLVGGGIKYNRSKFQLGLRSDYYLDFTKVVDWTDVAPTGGSKITSKTYSISFTIGYKLK; from the coding sequence ATGAAAAAGACAGGATTAATTTTAACAGGACTATTTTTTGCAAGTTTTACATTTGGACAAACTGTCAATTTTCAAGCGGGCACTTCTTTGTCACAGCTTGATTGGAAATTTAATGGAACCAATTTTGGTTCACTTTATAATAAGACTTTGATTGGCTATTCAATTTTAGCTGGAATAGATTATTTAGACAAAAAATATTTTAATCTTTCAAGTAATATTGGTTTCATAAGAAAAGGAGGTAAAGATGAAGTTCAACTTTACGACCAAAATGGAGTATTGACAAGTGGAACATTAATTGATAAAGCTACTCTTGACTATTTCTCAATAAATACTATGGTTGACATAAAATATGAAATAAAAGAAACTTTTACTCCATTTGTTGGGATTGGTCCTCAATTTGGCTATTTAATAAATAATAGTAAACTATTTGACCCTATTAAGAAAGATGATAGGTTGGAGAATAAATCATATGGATTGTTGGTTGGAGGTGGAATAAAGTATAATAGATCTAAATTTCAGCTTGGATTACGTTCAGATTATTATTTGGATTTTACAAAAGTTGTTGATTGGACAGATGTGGCTCCGACAGGAGGAAGCAAGATAACTTCAAAAACATATTCAATTAGCTTCACTATCGGATATAAGTTAAAATAA
- a CDS encoding AAA family ATPase, translated as MKIKKLILENFKQFSSIEIDFPDSNVVVLIGNNGAGKTTLLDAISLCFTHFTGELISNTEAYDIDSWFLTDYITFGANYSKATVLFNLNFPPESQFYASEEQINRISITKERNSPGFNFEKTPKNFVNRIKERIIKSKLSNIPILANYNVNRTCTIEFSKKAEKKTYDEKLNAYQGAMNIILPSFDSFEKWFIKQVISENATKVAKKNLDYKLQSLENVRNAFNRFMKEIAPEIFSELRIESDSNNIIDFSQDIIENLYINKNSTSMKVNLLSSGERMIIGLVCDIARRLTIANENSENALDGQGIVLIDELELHLHPNWQRTIVSALTSTFINIQFIFTSHSPLVLSGMKRENIIMLNNGEIIPYEELPDIYSATADEILEKILLAENAIDDYRIQKKEIDALFNKLDFISAEKKLNELKSIVKSLPQWLKDYEQRISFVK; from the coding sequence ATGAAAATCAAAAAATTAATTTTAGAAAATTTTAAACAATTTTCAAGTATTGAAATAGATTTTCCCGATTCTAATGTTGTGGTCTTGATTGGGAACAACGGTGCGGGAAAGACCACTTTACTTGATGCAATTTCCTTATGTTTTACGCATTTTACAGGCGAACTAATTTCAAATACTGAAGCATATGATATAGATTCTTGGTTTTTAACGGATTATATAACATTTGGCGCAAATTATAGTAAAGCAACTGTATTATTCAATCTTAACTTTCCACCAGAATCCCAGTTCTATGCATCTGAAGAACAGATCAATAGAATTTCGATAACTAAGGAAAGAAATAGCCCAGGTTTCAATTTTGAAAAAACACCAAAAAATTTTGTAAACAGGATAAAAGAAAGAATAATTAAAAGCAAACTATCAAATATCCCTATTTTAGCAAATTACAACGTTAACAGAACTTGCACTATTGAATTTTCTAAAAAAGCAGAAAAGAAAACATATGATGAAAAGTTAAATGCCTATCAAGGAGCTATGAATATTATTTTGCCTAGTTTTGATAGTTTTGAAAAATGGTTTATTAAGCAAGTTATTTCAGAAAATGCAACTAAAGTTGCAAAAAAGAATTTGGATTATAAACTGCAATCTCTTGAAAATGTCCGAAATGCATTTAACCGATTTATGAAAGAAATTGCACCAGAAATTTTTAGTGAATTGAGAATTGAAAGTGATTCAAATAATATAATTGATTTTTCTCAAGATATAATTGAAAATCTATACATAAATAAAAATTCGACTTCAATGAAAGTTAATTTGCTTTCATCGGGGGAACGAATGATTATTGGATTAGTTTGTGATATAGCACGAAGGTTGACTATTGCAAATGAAAATAGTGAAAATGCATTGGATGGACAAGGAATTGTACTAATAGATGAATTGGAATTGCATTTACACCCAAATTGGCAACGAACTATAGTATCAGCATTAACTTCAACTTTTATTAATATTCAATTTATTTTTACATCACATTCCCCATTAGTACTTTCTGGAATGAAAAGAGAGAATATAATAATGCTCAACAACGGTGAAATTATTCCATATGAAGAGCTACCAGATATTTACAGCGCAACTGCCGATGAAATTCTTGAGAAAATATTATTAGCAGAAAATGCTATAGATGATTATAGAATTCAAAAAAAAGAAATTGATGCCCTATTCAATAAATTAGATTTTATTAGTGCTGAAAAAAAATTAAATGAATTGAAATCAATAGTTAAATCTCTACCTCAATGGTTAAAAGATTATGAACAAAGAATTTCATTTGTAAAGTAA
- a CDS encoding toll/interleukin-1 receptor domain-containing protein, whose protein sequence is MKKNIFVSHISEEEFVATSILEILKERFKDKINFFSSTHKGCIELGDKWLENIKESMETADLILLICSPISITRHWINFEAGAGWIRGIPVIPLCHSGLKPGQLPSPISFYQGAEINSTECFEKLCMRISKLCGTNLPNLEAEDFLTKITEFEKKIKNELLYKDTLFIKTLLFGDLKFLKYCIYASTMSVPEIIEFEKEKLRINNYTINYNKLFNLFNPSMLNVISGEKVYVQYYKTIISLSNNIKFILSRNNMSIAPDILKGLENFIFLGNNIDWYSSIDNICRNMKQFDFVYSMIKDEPTPLRKANGTSLPFFKYYFSLEASKQLLNILSYEFDSILGNDETIL, encoded by the coding sequence GTGAAAAAAAACATATTTGTATCACATATTTCAGAAGAAGAATTTGTTGCAACCTCCATACTTGAAATATTAAAAGAAAGATTTAAAGACAAAATCAATTTTTTTTCATCAACACATAAGGGATGTATTGAACTTGGGGATAAATGGTTAGAAAATATAAAAGAATCAATGGAAACAGCAGATCTAATATTATTAATTTGCAGCCCCATTTCAATAACAAGACATTGGATTAATTTTGAAGCTGGTGCAGGATGGATTAGAGGAATTCCAGTGATTCCATTGTGCCATTCAGGGTTAAAACCAGGTCAATTGCCTTCACCAATCAGTTTTTATCAAGGAGCAGAAATAAATAGTACAGAATGTTTTGAGAAATTATGTATGCGTATTTCAAAATTATGTGGGACGAATCTACCAAATTTGGAGGCAGAAGATTTTTTAACAAAAATAACAGAATTTGAAAAAAAAATAAAAAATGAGCTATTATATAAAGATACATTATTTATAAAAACGTTATTATTTGGCGACCTAAAATTTTTAAAATATTGTATTTATGCTTCCACTATGAGTGTACCTGAGATAATTGAATTTGAAAAGGAAAAATTACGGATTAATAATTATACCATAAATTATAACAAGTTATTCAATTTATTTAATCCTTCTATGCTCAATGTAATAAGTGGAGAAAAGGTTTATGTGCAATATTATAAAACTATAATTTCTTTATCAAATAATATAAAATTTATTTTGAGTCGAAATAATATGTCAATAGCTCCAGATATATTAAAAGGATTAGAAAATTTTATATTTCTGGGAAATAATATAGATTGGTATAGTTCTATAGATAATATATGTAGAAATATGAAACAATTTGATTTTGTATATAGTATGATTAAGGATGAACCAACTCCATTAAGGAAAGCTAATGGAACGAGTCTTCCTTTCTTTAAATACTATTTTAGTTTAGAAGCTTCAAAACAATTATTAAATATATTAAGTTATGAATTCGACTCCATATTAGGTAATGATGAAACAATTCTATGA
- a CDS encoding YegP family protein gives MGKFVISTRKNGEFQFNLKAGNGEVILTSEGYKAKKSCLNGIESVRKNSQLEARFDLKAAKNGKLYFNLKASNGQIIGTSEMYNDESGRKNGMSSVMKNAPGADIES, from the coding sequence ATGGGAAAATTTGTTATTTCAACTCGTAAAAATGGTGAATTCCAATTTAATTTAAAGGCTGGCAATGGTGAAGTTATCCTTACCAGTGAAGGCTATAAGGCAAAAAAAAGCTGTTTAAATGGCATTGAATCTGTAAGGAAGAATTCTCAGTTAGAAGCTAGATTTGATCTTAAGGCTGCTAAGAACGGTAAGCTGTACTTTAACCTTAAGGCTTCTAATGGCCAGATTATTGGTACTAGTGAGATGTATAATGATGAATCAGGGAGAAAGAATGGTATGTCTTCAGTAATGAAGAATGCACCTGGAGCTGATATTGAAAGTTAG
- a CDS encoding relaxase/mobilization nuclease domain-containing protein has translation MILKNLTRRNKIGQLVNYILKPEKDEKSEPILKHNLRSCSAIGWTKEFESNDSLRLYKRSDNIKLNHTILSFSNKDIEHISKDLLKDISKKFIELRGNDNLYLASSHHDKDHIHLHILMSSTKYMTGESNRISKKEFHEFKLALDAYQKQKYPELVHSLPEHGKRSKVQNPTKEYPIQIDNAKLSQKNQISDTITEIYSKANSSQEFLSQLKFEGLEPYYRGGSLYGVEDQGRHYRFKTLGFDINKLDELDRKQSKEDSELQELSDLRESKNLEKEVEDERSIEIENDEETEDNSEDDEYDGLGI, from the coding sequence GTGATATTAAAAAATCTAACTCGTCGAAATAAAATTGGCCAATTAGTAAATTATATCCTTAAGCCTGAAAAGGATGAAAAATCAGAACCAATATTAAAGCATAATCTTCGATCTTGTTCTGCTATTGGCTGGACAAAGGAATTTGAATCCAATGATTCTTTACGATTATACAAAAGAAGTGATAATATTAAGCTCAATCATACGATTTTGTCTTTCTCAAACAAAGACATAGAACATATCAGTAAAGACCTACTTAAAGACATTTCGAAAAAATTCATTGAATTAAGAGGCAACGACAATTTATATCTAGCTTCGTCTCATCATGACAAGGATCATATTCATTTACATATTTTAATGTCTTCAACAAAATATATGACCGGAGAATCAAATAGAATTTCCAAAAAGGAATTCCATGAATTCAAACTTGCTTTAGATGCTTATCAAAAACAGAAATATCCTGAGCTTGTCCATAGCTTGCCTGAACATGGAAAACGATCTAAAGTCCAAAACCCAACAAAAGAATATCCGATTCAAATCGATAATGCTAAATTGTCTCAAAAAAACCAGATTTCAGATACAATTACAGAAATCTATAGCAAAGCCAATTCTAGTCAAGAATTCCTGTCTCAGCTCAAATTTGAAGGTTTAGAGCCCTATTATAGAGGTGGCTCACTGTATGGAGTTGAGGATCAAGGAAGGCACTACAGATTTAAGACTTTGGGGTTTGACATTAACAAACTGGATGAATTGGACAGGAAACAAAGTAAGGAGGATTCTGAATTACAAGAGCTTAGCGATCTTCGTGAATCCAAAAATTTAGAAAAAGAGGTTGAAGATGAACGAAGTATTGAAATTGAGAATGATGAGGAAACTGAGGATAATTCCGAAGATGATGAATATGATGGATTAGGTATTTAA
- a CDS encoding site-specific integrase produces MSKSKYSVSIVLDTRSIKTNNAHPIKFRIIINRKSFHISAGFNVEASYWLEVKQQISTRYTLLGNVTRLNNFLQREKSRILDKLLELQESGKLDRLSFPVIKQLILQKSAETLTLHYISLIIKDLEDAKKFGNAKVYTTLLRSISDFVSKKEFPLNQINYRWLKKYEIWYLSKGNSINGLGIKLRTLRAVINQAIKTEKLTQDMYAFKDYPIKHEETRKRAISREDLIKILHFEPKTQRQTRAKDYFLISFYLMGASFVDIAMLKIKNIIQDRIEYKRQKTGKLHSIPLSKPLIEIIDKYRNGKKDNEYILNVVKSIDPKIQLKQISDELRRYNKSLKEIGKICEIESSISSYVARHSYATSAKKLGVPISVISESLGHNTEKTTQIYLDSFENDVVDKYHEMVIDL; encoded by the coding sequence ATGAGTAAAAGCAAATATAGTGTTTCCATAGTACTGGATACTAGAAGCATAAAGACAAATAATGCACACCCTATTAAATTTAGGATAATCATTAACAGAAAGTCTTTTCATATATCAGCGGGATTTAATGTTGAAGCTTCATATTGGTTGGAAGTGAAACAACAAATTTCGACAAGATATACATTATTGGGGAATGTTACTAGATTAAATAACTTTTTACAAAGAGAAAAAAGTAGAATTCTTGATAAACTTTTAGAACTTCAAGAATCTGGTAAACTAGATCGATTATCATTTCCAGTTATTAAACAATTAATTCTTCAAAAAAGTGCTGAAACATTGACTTTGCATTACATTTCATTAATTATTAAGGACTTGGAGGATGCTAAAAAATTTGGAAATGCAAAGGTCTACACTACTCTACTTCGAAGTATTTCTGATTTTGTTTCAAAAAAGGAATTTCCTTTAAATCAAATCAATTATAGATGGCTAAAGAAGTATGAAATCTGGTATTTATCAAAAGGTAATTCAATTAATGGACTAGGTATAAAATTAAGAACATTACGAGCAGTAATTAATCAAGCAATTAAAACTGAAAAACTAACTCAAGATATGTATGCATTTAAGGACTATCCTATTAAACATGAAGAAACAAGAAAAAGAGCTATTAGTAGAGAAGACTTAATAAAGATTCTCCATTTTGAACCAAAAACCCAGAGGCAAACTAGAGCAAAAGACTATTTTTTAATTAGTTTCTATTTGATGGGAGCTTCTTTTGTGGATATTGCTATGCTTAAAATCAAAAACATAATTCAAGATAGGATTGAATATAAAAGGCAAAAGACTGGAAAGCTTCACTCTATTCCGCTATCAAAGCCATTAATTGAGATTATAGACAAGTATAGAAATGGAAAGAAAGATAACGAATATATATTAAATGTAGTAAAGTCAATTGATCCAAAAATCCAGCTAAAACAAATAAGTGATGAACTTAGACGATATAATAAAAGCCTAAAAGAAATAGGAAAAATATGTGAAATTGAATCTTCGATCTCAAGCTATGTAGCAAGACATTCATATGCAACAAGTGCTAAAAAACTTGGAGTGCCTATTTCGGTAATAAGTGAGTCACTTGGCCATAATACAGAAAAAACTACTCAAATATATTTGGATTCATTTGAAAATGATGTAGTTGATAAATACCATGAAATGGTTATTGATTTATAA